Proteins encoded together in one Bombus vancouverensis nearcticus chromosome 14, iyBomVanc1_principal, whole genome shotgun sequence window:
- the LOC117166748 gene encoding uncharacterized protein LOC117166748, whose translation MATTPLGGRLPNVNRKGPSPFIGGGGGNSVNYGIGNVNNNNNNSGGNNGNHVIKNSHHGNNNGGGNNNNSIVKNNNSRNNNNNNNNNINNNGNHFNHRSNSLDNGSVNGCGCHVDNSHGKSCCAIECGNNNNGQHNGGNGANSIGGGKHNGGHIVGGNVGGGGGGGGGGGGGGGGEHSSRKRERGLAGRDHREHRHHHHHHHHHHHHHHHHHQGRERSSSSSSSSSSGQQRESKASTVAANTDELDPAATNATNNFEYDDNEWDIGIGDLIIDLDADIEKTRDEKLSSGTGMASTPASAASASNTSNHHHHHHHHQLQSTANGLSSSNLIVATTASPNGCGQSSNSSSSSSSSSSSTSSVSSSSSLSSSLSSSSSSSTSCLSSSTVSSSTLSSVSSSCVLNSTGRSNSPANGNASIVNSVGSNGTGNANGCPAIVAGTASKQSNALVVGSVNAAHGNSGNPGKMAVEHSATVDKGLKMKIKRTKPGTKSSEAKHEIVKSNEINGTISSQDSGNGGAGSLSSSGSSVSDRSGGTSSSSSIGSTSIVAQNVQNSDCAAGGTGGTGTGAGGSGGVGVGGSSGGGGGGGCSGGGGAGSGNGTGVGGGSAGGCGVGVGGTGTVAGPGSGGGGTGGSGGVGGGSSTGGQSSSSSSSSSSSSSSSSSSSSSSSSNKSKTSHSGGSAGGTGSASSSTTGSKRGSSGHRRDKARDKHEKPQTNHTVNQQSKSEMNGTARLGGVGGSGSGSGGSSGGSVGGGSSGGGGGGGGQGQTSNGPGPGPGPGPGLGAGVVGVGAGAGAGAVAQSQGPPAAATAPQQNQGPPPSSRTGFSVSQGPGQPTSSAAAPCPPPSPASATAVGPAAKPEQTKLATVPGTGPPITTTPDDAMDTAASPPPPKKLKTSATEPKDMSDVCVGTSVGTITEPECLGPCEPGTSVTLEGIVWHETEGGVLVVNVTWRGKTYVGTLLDCTRHDWAPPRFCDSPTSDLDARTPKGRGKRGRAAANATPGNDLSNFTETRSSVHSKLRNGGAKGRRGAQGSPAASPSPAAFVPPRPDPAAKRKSRGPEEEDKNKRRAPPPTPPSGSPPASPVLLECPEPNCNKKYKHINGLKYHQSHAHGSADDDDTKEGITSMSENDESNIEAPSPATPVKSPADKPEGTPLRPASPPTTGLPPETPPPPPRVASPSIEPPPTSVLSSESSKSIVKPGVLRFGQEDLPAPSSTIPTSARQQQQSAQQQQQQSNQLGSSNSPQSPSPRASQSPRSVPSPHPSANIPAPLNIPQPPQPSQMSQHSQQQNPLLQQSQQSLQPGQPGPLPPPQQQQLQSSQQLQSSIQQQQQQQLPTAHQLSVQHSLSAQLGQPTQAHVVQQAGLQQQQSSQSGGLQGIASQHPALQSLSSQVSQQATGLQATPPSQTGHPGQGVQPHLQPYQSVSLHAKMPQFKVKPTAALMPDQDKNKDPRTSSKPQGYKKKSRKSPGGSPHPSPLEAPIVDAAREDVQSPAYSDISDDAAPVLEAEPADKSKQSQEKDGKAAASAHLPPHFNMYPYYGQPPYLVPSVPESKPVDQKPSDLTPKQEMKPLNIPQMPTLASLQSVVAEKEKKELSQSVPQPQQQPHYYGGYGGYMPPGYPYQPPQPVSQQQQQQQQQQQQAQEQEMHEQKAKIKQEPQQQQQQQPSLKDKQHENHQILKESIEMKSQMSPYHVYHGGQSQRAAPPPPPSAPIQDDRRYYLYPGDQRRKEEASKQSQQAKPPPPSPKHQPKQEKPQDLGKNDDSKNKQEGVKPTMETQGPPPPPTSQYAYIHPGYMQPQHYSALPFDPGHPMYRGLSPMLVPGPYSGNPYLHQLPRYHAPEDLSRPPGGKALDLLQHHANQYYSAHKIHELQERALKSPTPKTSAASASPSSAGPTPSRPPSGPPSSVAGPGPPQSQAQQAQTKQQSQSGGQQSQQQQPPPVDAGTGTLTKDNRSPPPQRHVHTHHHTHVGLGYPLLTGQYPAPYGAAMLASQQAAAVAASVISPFPPK comes from the exons ATGGCGACCACGCCACTAGGCGGTCGCCTCCCTAACGTAAACCGCAAAGGACCATCTCCGTTCatcggtggtggtggtggcaaCAGCGTAAATTACGGCATCGGCAACGtcaacaataacaacaacaacagcggCGGGAATAACGGCAATCACGTTATCAAAAACAGTCACCACGGTAACAACAACGGTGGCGGCAACAACAATAACAGTATCGTCAAAAATAATAACAGCcgcaacaacaataacaacaacaacaacaacatcaACAACAACGGCAACCACTTTAATCATCGTAGCAACAGCCTCGATAACGGTAGCGTCAACGGCTGTGGGTGCCACGTGGACAACAGCCACGGGAAAAGCTGTTGTGCGATCGAGTGCGGGAACAACAACAACGGGCAGCACAACGGTGGCAACGGTGCTAACAGCATCGGCGGTGGCAAACACAACGGCGGACATATCGTTGGTGGCAACGTCGGagggggaggaggaggaggagggggaGGAGGAGGCGGAGGCGGTGGTGAACACTCGTCGAGAAAACGGGAACGCGGGCTAGCAGGAAGAGATCATCGGGAGCACCgacatcaccatcatcatcaccatcatcaccatcatcatcaccatcatcaccaTCAAGGTCGAGAgagatcgtcgtcgtcgtcgtcgtcgtcgtcatcgggACAACAGCGCGAGTCTAAAGCAAGCACGGTGGCTGCAAACACCGATGAGCTGGATCCGGCCGCGACGAATGCGACCAATAACTTCGAATACGACGACAACGAATGGGACATCGGAATAGGAGATTTGATAATCGACCTTGATGCGGACATTGAGAAGACGAGGGACGAGAAATTGAGCTCAGGGACAGGCATGGCTTCTACGCCTGCCTCGGCAGCATCGGCATCGAATACCTcgaatcatcatcatcatcatcatcatcatcaactGCAAAGCACAGCGAACGGTTTGAGCTCGTCAAACTTGATCGTAGCTACGACAGCAAGTCCGAACGGTTGCGGTCAATCGTCaaactcgtcgtcgtcgtcgtcgtcgtcttcttcttcgACTTCTTCcgtctcttcttcttcgtcgttatCTTCGTCattatcgtcgtcgtcgtcgtcgtcaacCTCTTGTTTATCCTCATCGACCGTATCGTCGTCCACCTTGTCGTCTGTGTCCTCGTCTTGCGTATTAAACTCGACCGGACGATCGAACAGTCCCGCTAACGGGAACGCAAGTATCGTGAATAGCGTCGGTAGCAACGGTACCGGGAACGCGAACGGTTGCCCGGCGATCGTCGCGGGCACCGCTTCAAAACAGAGTAACGCCTTGGTGGTAGGTAGCGTTAACGCAGCGCACGGGAATTCTGGTAATCCGGGCAAAATGGCCGTTGAACACTCGGCCACCGTCGACAAAGGACTGAAAATGAAGATCAAACGTACGAAACCGGGTACGAAGAGCAGTGAGGCGAAACACGAGATCGTCAAGTCGAATGAAATAAATGGAACGATATCGTCGCAGGATAGCGGGAACGGGGGTGCCGGTTCCCTGTCCTCGAGTGGTTCGTCGGTGTCCGATCGGTCGGGGGGCACGAGTTCCTCATCGTCGATCGGCTCGACTTCGATCGTCGCTCAGAACGTTCAAAACTCGGACTGCGCCGCGGGTGGAACCGGTGGAACCGGAACCGGTGCCGGCGGTAGTGgaggtgtcggtgtcggtggcagtagtggtggtggtggtggtggtggttgtAGCGGCGGTGGCGGTGCTGGTAGCGGCAACGGTACCGGTGTCGGTGGCGGTAGTGCCGGCGGCTGTGGCGTCGGTGTCGGCGGAACTGGTACCGTCGCCGGGCCCGGATCCGGCGGCGGAGGTACCGGCGGTAGTGGAGGTGTCGGTGGTGGCAGTAGTACCGGTGGTcagtcgtcgtcgtcatcgtcatcgtcgtcgtcctcgtcctcgtcctcgtcgtcttcgtcgtcgtcgtcttcgtcgaaCAAATCGAAAACGAGTCATTCCGGAGGTTCCGCCGGTGGAACTGGAAGCGCATCTTCTTCGACCACCGGGTCAAAAAGAGGATCGAGCGGACATCGTCGGGACAAAGCACGGGACAAGCACGAGAAGCCACAAACTAATCACACAGTCAATCAACAGAGCAAATCGGAGATGAACGGAACCGCAAGACTTGGGGGTGTTGGCGGCAGTGGCAGTGGCAGTGGTGGATCCAGCGGAGGCAGCGTTGGCGGTGGTAGCagtggcggcggcggtggcggcggcggacAGGGTCAGACATCGAACGGGCCGGGGCCGGGTCCAGGACCTGGACCAGGGTTGGGCGCCGGTGTCGTCGGGGTTGGAGCCGGTGCCGGGGCTGGCGCGGTCGCGCAATCTCAGGGACCGCCGGCAGCTGCGACCGCCCCTCAGCAAAATCAGGGACCGCCGCCGAGTTCGCGGACGGGATTTTCGGTGTCCCAGGGGCCTGGTCAACCGACCAGCTCCGCTGCGGCTCCGTGTCCACCCCCGAGTCCGGCTAGCGCGACGGCCGTTGGCCCGGCTGCCAAACCCGAACAGACCAAACTCGCCACGGTACCTGGTACCGGACCTCCGATCACTACGACGCCCGACGACGCCATGGATACCGCGGCCAGTCCTCCACCTCCGAAGAAACTGAAGACTTCCGCTACCGAACCAAAG GACATGTCCGATGTGTGTGTCGGTACCAGCGTGGGGACCATCACCGAACCGGAATGTCTGGGACCTTGCGAGCCTGGGACGTCGGTGACTCTCGAAGGGATAGTCTGGCACGAAACGGAAGGAG GTGTGCTGGTGGTGAATGTAACATGGCGGGGGAAAACGTACGTTGGTACCTTGCTAGATTGCACTCGTCATGATTGGGCACCACCGAGGTTCTGCGACTCTCCGACCAGCGATCTCGATGCAAGGACACCGAAGGGTCGAGGCAAGAGGGGGAGAGCCGCCGCGAACGCGACTCCGGGCAACGACCTGAGTAATTTCACGGAAACGAGGAGTTCGGTGCACAGTAAATTGCGAAATGGTGGTGCGAAGGGACGCCGTGGTGCGCAAGGTTCGCCAGCAGCGAGTCCGAGTCCGGCGGCCTTTGTTCCGCCTCGACCGGATCCAGCGGCCAAGAGGAAATCCCGAGGTCCCGAggaagaagataaaaataagagGCGTGCTCCACCACCCACACCGCCAAGCGGTTCGCCACCGGCTAGTCCAGTGTTGCTCGAATGCCCGGAACCGAACTGTAACAAAAAGTACAAACACATAAACGGGCTCAAGTATCACCAGAGCCACGCGCATGGCTCGGCGGACGACGACGACACCAAGGAGGGTATCACCAGCATGTCCGAGAACGACGAGAGCAATATCGAGGCACCGAGTCCGGCGACGCCGGTCAAATCGCCGGCGGACAAGCCCGAGGGAACACCACTCCGACCGGCCAGCCCTCCTACGACCGGTTTACCACCGGAAACACCACCACCTCCCCCACGCGTTGCTTCTCCAAGTATAGAACCTCCGCCCACGTCCGTGCTATCCTCGGAAAGCAGTAAAAGCATCGTGAAGCCGGGTGTGCTGAGATTCGGGCAGGAGGATCTGCCCGCACCGTCATCGACGATACCCACTTCGGCGAGGCAACAGCAACAGTCCgcgcaacaacagcagcagcagtcgAACCAGCTGGGCAGTTCGAACTCGCCTCAAAGTCCGAGTCCTCGAGCTAGTCAATCGCCGAGATCGGTACCCTCGCCGCACCCGAGCGCAAACATTCCGGCTCCGTTAAATATTCCTCAGCCGCCCCAGCCGTCCCAAATGTCACAGCATTCGCAGCAACAGAATCCCCTTTTACAGCAAAGTCAACAATCGTTGCAGCCCGGTCAGCCGGGACCTCTACCTCCACCGCAGCAGCAGCAACTTCAATCCAGTCAACAACTACAGTCCTCTatacaacagcaacagcagcaacagctgCCGACCGCTCACCAGCTGTCCGTGCAGCATTCGCTATCGGCGCAATTAGGTCAGCCGACGCAAGCTCACGTGGTGCAGCAAGCTGGATTGCAACAACAACAATCGTCGCAGTCGGGCGGGTTGCAGGGTATCGCGAGTCAGCATCCGGCACTTCAAAGCTTGTCCAGCCAAGTATCGCAGCAAGCGACGGGCTTACAGGCGACCCCTCCTTCGCAGACTGGTCACCCTGGACAGGGTGTGCAACCACATTTGCAGCCCTACCAGAGCGTGTCGTTGCACGCGAAAATGCCACAATTCAAAGTTAAACCTACCGCTGCTCTGATGCCCGACCAGGATAAAAACAAAGACCCGAGGACGTCGTCGAAACCTCAGGGATACAAGAAAAAGTCGAGAAAGTCGCCGGGTGGTAGCCCTCATCCGTCACCGTTGGAAGCACCAATCGTCGACGCTGCGCGAGAAGACGTTCAGAGTCCGGCCTACTCGGACATTTCCGATGACGCGGCACCGGTGCTCGAGGCGGAGCCGGCCGACAAGTCGAAACAGAGTCAGGAGAAGGATGGAAAAGCTGCCGCCAGCGCGCATCTACCGCCTCATTTCAACATGTATCCGTACTACGGCCAACCGCCTTACCTCGTCCCGAGTGTTCCCGAGAGCAAGCCGGTCGATCAAAAACCAAGCGATCTGACTCCCAAGCAAGAGATGAAGCCGCTCAACATACCGCAGATGCCGACGCTGGCTAGCCTACAGAGTGTTGTAgcggagaaggagaagaaggaaTTGAGTCAATCAGTGCCGCAACCACAGCAACAGCCGCACTATTACGGTGGCTATGGCGGTTACATGCCTCCCGGTTATCCGTATCAGCCACCGCAGCCAGTAtcgcagcaacagcaacaacagcagcagcagcaacagcaggcGCAGGAGCAAGAGATGCACGAGCAGAAGGCAAAGATCAAGCAGGAGccacagcaacagcagcagcagcagcctaGCTTGAAGGACAAGCAGCACGAGAATCATCAAATATTGAAGGAGAGTATCGAGATGAAGAGTCAAATGAGCCCGTATCACGTGTACCATGGTGGGCAGAGTCAGAGGGCGGCACCTCCACCGCCACCGTCAGCACCGATACAGGATGATCGAAGGTATTACCTGTATCCGGGCGACCAAAGGCGAAAGGAGGAGGCGAGCAAGCAGAGTCAACAGGCGAAGCCACCTCCTCCGAGTCCAAAACATCAACCGAAGCAGGAGAAGCCGCAAGACTTGGGAAAGAACGACGATTCGAAGAACAAGCAGGAGGGCGTGAAGCCAACAATGGAGACGCAAGGACCACCACCACCGCCCACGTCGCAGTACGCCTACATTCATCCGGGTTACATGCAACCGCAACACTACAGCGCGTTGCCATTTGACCCTGGTCATCCTATGTATCGCGGGCTCAGCCCGATGCTGGTTCCCGGACCGTATTCCGGCAACCCGTATCTTCATCAACTACCGAGGTATCACGCGCCGGAGGATCTCAGTAGACCGCCCGGTGGCAAAGCCCTCGATCTGCTTCAACACCATGCCAATCAGTATTATTCGGCGCACAAGATACACGAGCTTCAGGAGCGTGCGCTCAAATCGCCTACCCCGAAAACGTCTGCGGCTTCTGCCAGTCCTTCGTCAGCAGGGCCGACGCCTTCGCGACCACCGAGCGGACCGCCTAGCTCGGTCGCCGGACCAGGTCCACCGCAATCGCAAGCCCAGCAAGCCCAAACGAAGCAGCAAAGTCAATCGGGAGGGCAACAGTCTCAGCAGCAACAACCGCCACCGGTCGACGCTGGTACCGGAACATTGACCAAGGACAATAGATCACCCCCGCCCCAGCGGCACGTGCATACACATCATCACACGCACGTTGGCCTAGGCTATCCCCTATTGACCGGACAATATCCCGCCCCTTACGGAG CGGCGATGCTGGCGAGTCAGCAGGCCGCCGCGGTAGCCGCATCGGTGATCTCGCCATTCCCGCCCAAGTGA